One window of the Granulicella arctica genome contains the following:
- a CDS encoding 3-deoxy-D-manno-octulosonic acid transferase, which produces MLVYSSLLLLVLVVGSPYWLVRMATSGRYRKGLAGRLGRIPAGLWRVVAGKDVVWVHAVSVGEVLAASRLVTELEAALGPGWVVVVSTTTATGQALAQERFGAERVFFYPLDLGWAVRAYLRVLRPKLLVLMESELWPGMLAACGRAGVPVAVVNARMSDRSFARAMRVRVVWDKVLRHVTLFLTQSEEDARRLVAVGARAEAVKVAGNLKFDVRAPKESRVAGLIREAAAGRRIVVAGSTVGDKAAHWGLGEESDAIHAWEATCRSLGVLLVVAPRHPERFDLIYSVAMEFPTLRATEMLAGKGKDDGYSVLLTSVKRAQVEIIILDTIGDLAAVYGVADVAFVGGSLAGRGGHNPLEPAQFGVPVVMGPSYENFRGIVEAMREADAIRIVAAEGLGAELVGLLSDPVAAKALGERGRQVFLSKAGATERIVAELMGLMR; this is translated from the coding sequence ATGCTGGTGTACAGTTCGCTGCTGCTGCTTGTGCTGGTTGTGGGGAGCCCGTACTGGCTGGTGCGGATGGCGACAAGCGGGCGGTACCGGAAGGGGCTTGCAGGGCGGCTGGGACGGATTCCAGCTGGGCTGTGGAGGGTGGTGGCGGGTAAGGACGTGGTGTGGGTCCATGCGGTGTCGGTGGGTGAGGTGCTGGCGGCTTCGCGGCTGGTGACGGAGTTGGAGGCGGCGCTGGGGCCGGGGTGGGTGGTGGTGGTTTCGACCACTACGGCTACGGGGCAGGCGCTGGCGCAGGAGCGGTTTGGGGCAGAGCGGGTGTTCTTCTATCCGCTGGATCTTGGGTGGGCAGTGCGGGCTTATCTACGGGTGTTGCGGCCGAAGCTGCTGGTGCTGATGGAGAGCGAGCTTTGGCCGGGGATGCTAGCGGCGTGTGGGCGGGCGGGAGTTCCCGTGGCGGTGGTGAATGCGCGGATGAGTGACCGGTCGTTCGCGCGGGCGATGCGGGTGCGGGTGGTGTGGGATAAGGTATTGCGGCATGTGACGTTGTTTCTGACGCAGAGCGAGGAGGATGCGCGGCGATTGGTGGCTGTGGGGGCTCGGGCTGAGGCGGTGAAGGTGGCCGGGAATCTGAAGTTTGATGTGCGGGCTCCAAAAGAGAGCCGGGTGGCTGGGCTGATCCGGGAGGCAGCGGCTGGGCGGCGGATTGTGGTGGCAGGGAGCACGGTAGGGGATAAGGCGGCACACTGGGGCCTTGGGGAAGAAAGCGATGCGATTCATGCATGGGAGGCCACATGCAGATCATTGGGGGTGTTGCTTGTCGTTGCACCGAGGCATCCCGAGCGCTTCGACCTTATCTATTCGGTAGCTATGGAGTTTCCTACCCTACGAGCAACGGAGATGCTGGCTGGTAAGGGGAAGGACGATGGCTACTCTGTTCTCCTGACATCTGTGAAACGCGCTCAAGTTGAGATCATCATTCTAGATACGATCGGCGATTTGGCCGCGGTGTATGGGGTGGCAGATGTGGCGTTTGTCGGGGGCAGCCTGGCGGGGCGGGGTGGGCATAATCCGCTGGAGCCGGCGCAGTTTGGGGTGCCGGTGGTGATGGGCCCTTCGTATGAAAACTTTCGCGGGATTGTGGAGGCGATGCGAGAGGCCGATGCGATTCGGATCGTGGCGGCGGAGGGGCTTGGAGCGGAGTTGGTCGGGCTGCTGAGCGATCCTGTTGCGGCGAAAGCTTTGGGGGAGCGGGGGCGGCAGGTGTTCCTGTCGAAGGCGGGGGCTACGGAGCGGATCGTGGCGGAGTTGATGGGGCTGATGCGATGA
- the trmFO gene encoding methylenetetrahydrofolate--tRNA-(uracil(54)-C(5))-methyltransferase (FADH(2)-oxidizing) TrmFO: MKKIKIIGGGLAGPEAALQAAALGCHVDLYEMRPHRSTEAHQTSDFAELVCSNSLKSESENTAPWLLKQEMRQAGSFLLQDADATAVPAGHALAVDRELFSQRVADRIAAQPLITVHREEVTHLDEHDTDTITILASGPLTSPALAAELQRLTGADHLAFYDSISPIVDATTIDMDKVYFAARYDKGTADYINCPFTKEEYETFLDALTTAENVESKDWEKFPVDGTANKLQYFEGCLPIEETARRGRDTLRFGPMKPVGLTDPKTGRWPYACVQLRQENLRADSYNLVGFQNHLKYSEQKRVLRLIPGLENASFLRYGQIHRNTYIHAPSLLTETLQLKAHPTIMIAGQLSGVEGYTESIASGMLAGRYAAALAKGSAPIPAPRLSANGSLTHYITHAEIKKFVPANITFDLLPPLEEELRKKMRDKKERHKLQCDRALHAWKEWLAPALVTAF, translated from the coding sequence ATGAAGAAGATCAAAATTATCGGCGGAGGACTAGCCGGTCCTGAAGCAGCCCTGCAAGCCGCCGCCCTCGGCTGCCACGTAGACCTCTACGAGATGCGCCCGCACCGCTCCACCGAAGCCCACCAGACCTCCGACTTCGCCGAACTCGTCTGCTCCAACTCCCTCAAGTCCGAGTCCGAAAACACCGCTCCCTGGCTCCTCAAGCAGGAGATGCGTCAGGCCGGCTCCTTCCTCCTTCAGGATGCCGACGCCACCGCCGTCCCTGCCGGTCACGCCCTCGCCGTAGACCGCGAACTCTTCTCCCAGCGCGTAGCCGACCGCATCGCCGCTCAGCCCCTCATCACCGTTCACCGCGAAGAGGTCACCCACCTCGACGAGCACGACACAGATACCATTACCATCCTCGCCTCAGGCCCCCTCACCAGTCCGGCCCTCGCCGCTGAACTCCAGCGCCTTACCGGTGCCGATCACCTCGCCTTCTACGACTCCATCTCCCCCATCGTCGACGCCACCACCATCGACATGGACAAGGTCTACTTCGCCGCCCGCTACGACAAAGGCACCGCCGACTACATCAACTGCCCCTTCACCAAGGAAGAGTACGAGACCTTCCTCGACGCCCTCACCACCGCCGAAAACGTCGAGTCGAAGGATTGGGAGAAGTTCCCGGTAGACGGCACCGCCAACAAGCTCCAATACTTCGAAGGCTGCCTCCCCATCGAAGAGACAGCCCGCCGAGGCCGCGACACCCTCCGCTTCGGCCCCATGAAGCCCGTAGGCCTTACCGACCCCAAAACCGGTCGCTGGCCCTACGCCTGCGTGCAGCTACGTCAGGAGAACCTTCGCGCCGACTCCTACAACCTCGTAGGCTTCCAAAATCACTTGAAATATTCCGAACAGAAGCGAGTCCTCCGCCTCATCCCCGGCCTCGAAAACGCCAGCTTCCTCCGCTACGGCCAGATCCACCGCAACACCTACATTCACGCGCCCTCGCTCCTCACCGAAACCCTCCAGCTCAAAGCCCACCCCACCATCATGATCGCCGGCCAGCTCTCAGGCGTCGAAGGCTACACCGAGTCCATTGCCAGCGGCATGTTAGCCGGTCGCTACGCCGCAGCCCTCGCCAAGGGCTCCGCACCAATACCCGCCCCACGGCTCAGCGCCAACGGCAGCCTGACCCACTACATCACCCACGCCGAGATCAAGAAGTTCGTCCCCGCCAACATCACCTTCGACCTCCTCCCACCGCTCGAAGAGGAACTCCGCAAGAAGATGCGCGACAAAAAAGAACGCCACAAACTCCAATGCGACCGCGCCCTTCATGCTTGGAAGGAATGGCTGGCTCCCGCTCTGGTCACTGCCTTCTAG
- a CDS encoding GNAT family N-acetyltransferase produces the protein MPELTIRPATPTDVPQILAFIQELADYEREPDAVLATEADLLRDGFTDPRRFHCLMAEWSGTPAGFALYFHSYSTWAGHAGIYLEDLFVRPTLRGKGIGKSLLAAVAAIAVAEGCPRLEWSVLDWNQPSIDFYHLMGARMKSEWKGMRVSGDALTTLAAQSATN, from the coding sequence ATGCCCGAACTCACCATCCGCCCAGCCACCCCCACCGACGTCCCCCAGATCCTCGCCTTCATCCAGGAGCTGGCCGACTACGAGCGCGAACCCGACGCCGTCCTCGCCACCGAAGCCGACCTCCTCCGCGACGGCTTCACCGACCCCCGCCGCTTCCACTGCCTCATGGCCGAGTGGTCAGGCACCCCCGCTGGCTTCGCCCTCTACTTCCACAGCTACTCCACATGGGCCGGTCACGCGGGCATCTACCTCGAAGACCTCTTCGTCCGCCCCACCCTGCGCGGCAAGGGAATTGGCAAGTCACTCCTCGCCGCTGTAGCCGCTATCGCTGTAGCCGAAGGCTGTCCCCGCCTCGAGTGGAGCGTCCTCGACTGGAACCAACCCTCGATCGACTTCTACCACCTGATGGGCGCACGCATGAAGTCCGAGTGGAAGGGCATGCGCGTCTCCGGCGACGCCCTCACCACCCTCGCCGCGCAGTCAGCCACTAACTAG
- the lpxK gene encoding tetraacyldisaccharide 4'-kinase, translating into MKRPLLLPLVPVYGAGLWVARRFGGEAKRLRSPVVSVGSLSAGGAGKTPVVAALASLLKREGYAVDILSRGYGRGSQAVERVDPAGTAARFGDEPLLLAKQTSVPVYVGAERYEAGLLAEAAGGRAGIHLLDDGFQHRRLARDLDVVLLTAEDVADCLLPAGNLREPLSRLRRAGAVVVREDEAAALRPVVQRLAGAVPVWVIRRRLLLPAGTEQPKRLLAFCGIARPESFFAMLRAQGVSLAGAMAFRDHEPYRYRKIQGLLEEAARCGADGFVTTEKDAVKLLKLMRNRLEVRGPLVVAGLSVEFVDEGEVLQGVVAAEKLNAGSLRE; encoded by the coding sequence ATGAAGAGGCCACTGCTGTTGCCGCTGGTGCCCGTGTATGGGGCGGGGCTTTGGGTGGCGCGGCGATTTGGGGGTGAGGCAAAGCGGTTGCGGTCGCCGGTGGTGAGTGTGGGGAGTTTGTCTGCTGGTGGTGCGGGAAAGACGCCTGTGGTGGCGGCGTTGGCTTCCCTGCTGAAACGTGAAGGCTATGCTGTGGATATCTTGAGCCGGGGGTATGGGCGGGGGTCGCAGGCGGTGGAGCGGGTTGATCCTGCGGGAACGGCGGCCCGGTTTGGGGATGAGCCGCTTCTCTTGGCAAAGCAGACCAGTGTGCCAGTGTATGTGGGGGCGGAGCGGTATGAGGCTGGGTTGCTGGCCGAGGCTGCGGGTGGACGAGCGGGGATTCATCTGCTGGACGATGGGTTTCAGCATCGGCGGCTGGCTCGTGATCTGGATGTGGTGCTGCTGACGGCGGAGGATGTGGCGGACTGCCTGCTTCCAGCGGGGAATCTGCGGGAGCCGCTTTCTCGGCTGCGCAGGGCAGGGGCGGTGGTGGTGCGGGAGGACGAGGCGGCGGCTCTGCGGCCTGTGGTGCAGCGGCTTGCGGGAGCGGTGCCGGTCTGGGTTATCCGGCGGCGGTTGCTGCTTCCTGCTGGTACTGAGCAGCCAAAGAGGCTGCTTGCGTTCTGTGGAATTGCGAGGCCGGAGAGCTTTTTTGCGATGCTGCGGGCGCAAGGGGTTTCGCTGGCTGGAGCTATGGCGTTCCGCGACCATGAGCCTTATCGGTATCGGAAGATCCAGGGACTATTGGAGGAGGCTGCGCGGTGCGGGGCGGATGGATTCGTTACGACGGAGAAAGATGCCGTGAAGTTGCTGAAGCTGATGCGGAATCGGTTGGAGGTACGGGGGCCGCTGGTTGTGGCTGGGCTTTCGGTTGAGTTTGTGGATGAGGGTGAGGTGCTGCAGGGGGTTGTGGCGGCAGAAAAGCTAAACGCAGGTTCCCTTCGGGAATGA
- a CDS encoding molybdopterin molybdotransferase MoeA, giving the protein MPDNVLDFEQAIALVLGYAAGLTATEVEEVGLLEARGRVLAGNVMADRDQPPFDRSTRDGFAVRVDEGRLTELTVAGQVRAGEMWTGEALGAGVAIEIMTGAPIPAGANAVVMVEHVERLEGSIRVSRTLQAGENVVPTGSEARAGQVVIAAGTLVEAAEIALAAACGRARLSVFWRPRIAIVATGDELVELDEVPELQQIRNSNSYALAALVEAAGGEAVRMPIAKDVREAVRTAIESGRRADLLVLSGGVSMGQYDLVEEVLGAMGAEFFFTGVRMQPGKPVVFGRLPATGDFPAQYFFGLPGNPISTQVTFHVFVEPMIRALCGAGAGGPRFVQATLAEDVAGKPGLTRLLPARLDGVEVKLVGWQGSGDLAANARANCYALLPADREGFDAREVIRILLR; this is encoded by the coding sequence ATGCCGGATAACGTGTTGGATTTCGAGCAGGCAATTGCGTTGGTCCTGGGGTATGCTGCCGGACTGACGGCTACTGAGGTGGAAGAGGTCGGGCTGCTGGAGGCGCGGGGACGTGTGCTCGCCGGGAATGTGATGGCCGACCGAGATCAGCCGCCGTTTGACCGTTCGACGCGGGATGGCTTTGCAGTGCGCGTGGATGAGGGTCGTCTGACGGAGCTGACGGTGGCCGGGCAGGTTCGAGCCGGCGAGATGTGGACCGGCGAGGCGTTGGGGGCTGGGGTTGCGATCGAGATTATGACAGGTGCGCCTATTCCTGCCGGCGCGAATGCTGTGGTGATGGTGGAGCATGTGGAGCGGCTGGAAGGATCGATTCGGGTAAGCCGAACGCTGCAGGCTGGGGAGAACGTTGTTCCTACGGGTAGCGAGGCTCGCGCGGGGCAGGTGGTGATTGCTGCTGGTACGTTGGTCGAGGCTGCGGAGATTGCGCTGGCTGCGGCTTGCGGGCGGGCAAGGTTGTCGGTCTTTTGGCGGCCGAGGATTGCCATCGTGGCGACGGGCGATGAGTTAGTGGAGTTGGATGAGGTGCCGGAGTTACAGCAGATTCGCAACTCCAACAGCTATGCGCTGGCGGCGCTGGTTGAGGCTGCGGGTGGTGAAGCGGTCCGCATGCCGATTGCCAAGGATGTGCGCGAGGCGGTGCGGACGGCGATCGAGAGCGGACGGCGGGCGGACTTGTTGGTGCTTTCGGGTGGGGTTTCGATGGGCCAGTATGACCTCGTCGAGGAGGTGCTCGGTGCGATGGGGGCTGAGTTCTTCTTCACGGGTGTAAGGATGCAGCCGGGGAAGCCGGTGGTGTTTGGGCGGCTTCCGGCAACAGGTGACTTCCCTGCTCAGTACTTCTTTGGGCTGCCGGGAAATCCTATTTCAACGCAGGTGACCTTCCATGTGTTTGTTGAGCCGATGATTCGGGCTCTGTGCGGAGCAGGGGCAGGTGGGCCGCGCTTTGTGCAGGCTACGCTGGCGGAGGATGTGGCGGGCAAGCCGGGGCTGACACGGCTGCTTCCTGCGCGGCTGGACGGGGTGGAGGTGAAGCTGGTGGGGTGGCAGGGGTCGGGCGATCTTGCGGCGAATGCGCGGGCGAATTGCTATGCGCTACTGCCTGCTGACCGCGAGGGGTTCGACGCGCGAGAGGTCATTCGCATCCTGTTGCGATAG
- a CDS encoding DUF2007 domain-containing protein: MKFSDDFVTVGKFLAPTEAQIAKSLLEAAGIECFLQGENANNMLAMAFRARLKVRPEDEEAALELLEASDAQGDETPGSFDA, from the coding sequence TTGAAGTTTTCAGACGATTTCGTGACCGTGGGTAAGTTTCTGGCACCTACCGAGGCGCAGATCGCGAAGAGCCTGCTGGAAGCCGCGGGGATTGAATGCTTCCTGCAGGGTGAGAATGCGAATAACATGCTGGCGATGGCCTTTCGGGCGCGGTTGAAGGTGCGCCCGGAGGATGAGGAAGCCGCGCTGGAGTTGCTGGAAGCCTCGGATGCGCAGGGCGACGAGACACCGGGGAGCTTCGATGCCTGA
- a CDS encoding DUF3108 domain-containing protein, which produces MKQTLTLFSAVLLVLLTACSPLAGQQNSQPIPTLQPPLVGYGFPAHQTLTFTVDWRVFTAGTAVFHIDQQGSQQKITATADTVGGVTMLFPVVDRFQSGFDATTGCSTGFSKQLQEGPRKVTGDLSFNYAAGKQTQVEKNLVKGTSKQLTASIPACVTDSLSAIFYAASQRMVVGQNIKFPLADSMRTVTVTMKVEAKEEIKTPAGIFQTIRVQPTAEEGIVKNRGNIWIWYSDDARHIPVQIRARLFWGTITFHLQAIENK; this is translated from the coding sequence TTGAAACAAACACTGACTCTCTTCTCCGCCGTGTTGCTTGTGCTGCTGACTGCGTGTTCCCCGCTGGCAGGGCAGCAGAATAGTCAGCCGATTCCTACGCTGCAACCGCCGCTCGTTGGTTACGGCTTCCCTGCTCACCAGACGCTGACATTTACCGTCGACTGGCGGGTGTTTACGGCAGGCACGGCAGTCTTCCACATCGACCAGCAGGGCAGCCAGCAGAAGATTACGGCGACGGCGGACACGGTTGGCGGCGTGACGATGCTGTTTCCGGTGGTCGACCGGTTCCAGTCCGGATTCGACGCGACGACAGGCTGCTCGACTGGCTTCAGCAAGCAATTGCAGGAGGGTCCGCGGAAGGTGACAGGCGATCTCTCGTTCAACTATGCGGCGGGTAAGCAGACGCAGGTGGAGAAGAATCTGGTCAAGGGAACATCGAAGCAGTTGACGGCTTCGATACCGGCCTGTGTGACGGATTCACTGTCGGCAATCTTCTACGCGGCTTCGCAGCGTATGGTGGTGGGGCAGAACATCAAGTTTCCGCTGGCCGACTCGATGCGGACGGTTACGGTGACGATGAAGGTTGAGGCGAAGGAAGAGATCAAGACACCTGCGGGCATCTTCCAGACGATCCGGGTACAGCCTACGGCAGAGGAGGGCATCGTGAAGAACCGGGGCAATATATGGATCTGGTACTCAGACGATGCGCGGCATATTCCGGTGCAGATTCGGGCGCGGCTTTTCTGGGGAACGATTACGTTTCATTTGCAGGCGATTGAGAATAAGTAG
- a CDS encoding methyltransferase family protein: MSERTTWQRIARRIRVPLGFVFAAVFLWLARPTWQSMLWSVLLVGAGVWLRAYASGYVRKNTELATTGPYAHTRNPLYLGSMMIAFGFAAAAGSWVILIALAVLFAVIYLPTIQSEETFLRGHFPGFEAYAARVPRLLPRLTPAATDAERGRFSPSLYRQHREYNCGMGAIAIYAALALRLIYLKH, from the coding sequence TTGAGCGAACGGACGACATGGCAGCGCATTGCGAGACGGATTCGGGTGCCGCTGGGGTTTGTGTTTGCGGCGGTGTTTCTGTGGCTTGCCCGGCCAACGTGGCAATCGATGTTGTGGAGCGTTCTGCTGGTGGGGGCGGGCGTTTGGCTGCGGGCTTATGCTTCGGGCTATGTTCGCAAGAACACGGAGCTTGCGACGACAGGGCCCTATGCGCATACGCGGAATCCGCTGTATCTGGGCTCGATGATGATTGCGTTTGGATTCGCGGCGGCGGCTGGAAGCTGGGTGATCCTGATTGCGCTGGCGGTGCTGTTTGCGGTGATCTACCTGCCGACGATCCAGTCGGAGGAGACGTTTCTGCGGGGCCACTTTCCGGGTTTCGAAGCCTATGCGGCGAGGGTGCCGCGACTGTTGCCGAGGCTGACTCCAGCCGCAACGGATGCGGAGCGGGGACGGTTCTCGCCGAGCCTGTACCGGCAACACCGCGAGTACAATTGCGGGATGGGAGCCATCGCCATCTATGCGGCGCTGGCACTTCGGCTTATTTACCTGAAGCACTGA
- the waaC gene encoding lipopolysaccharide heptosyltransferase I: MSLTPNTSSDTASAFRVLIVRTGAMGDVLHAMPAVAAMRLKHPDWHIGWAIEPRWRSLLEGDCALYPMMPLVDHVHNVPTRSWNQRPFSQHTAHEILRLRRELQADRYDLCVDMQGLLRSAVVGWLAKAGEFVGTTDPRETPARWFYDRRIVTRAPHVIDRGCQLLGGAIGETLTAAPVPLPVDKAAEKWCDGFLAGMLANPTQRFAFLAPMAGWGSKRWPVEKYGALAKVLADAGICPLINVAAKNDPVAAAVVLASGGVAKPVDCTMAQLTSLLRRVSIVIAGDTGPLHLAAALGRPVVGLYGPTDPQRTGPYGTRSKVIRHPSSVDDRRRSSSPEVGLMKITVEEVAAAAFELAQGEAEGSV; encoded by the coding sequence TTGTCTCTGACCCCCAACACGTCGTCGGATACTGCCTCTGCATTCCGGGTGCTGATTGTGCGCACCGGGGCTATGGGCGATGTGCTGCATGCCATGCCTGCGGTGGCGGCGATGCGTCTGAAACATCCTGACTGGCATATTGGATGGGCGATTGAGCCACGCTGGCGCTCGCTGCTGGAGGGTGATTGCGCGCTCTATCCGATGATGCCTCTGGTAGATCACGTGCATAACGTGCCGACGCGGTCGTGGAATCAGCGGCCTTTTTCGCAGCATACGGCGCACGAGATCCTGCGTCTGCGGCGCGAGTTGCAGGCGGATCGATACGATCTTTGTGTTGATATGCAGGGTTTGCTGCGGTCGGCGGTGGTGGGGTGGCTGGCGAAGGCTGGTGAATTTGTGGGGACTACCGATCCTCGGGAGACTCCTGCGCGATGGTTTTATGATCGGCGGATTGTGACGCGGGCACCCCATGTGATCGATCGGGGATGCCAGTTGCTGGGCGGGGCTATCGGCGAAACGCTGACGGCTGCGCCGGTTCCTCTGCCGGTCGACAAAGCGGCGGAGAAGTGGTGTGACGGATTTCTGGCAGGAATGCTCGCGAACCCGACGCAGCGATTTGCGTTTCTTGCACCGATGGCCGGATGGGGTTCGAAGCGATGGCCGGTGGAGAAGTACGGTGCGCTGGCGAAGGTTCTGGCCGATGCTGGAATCTGCCCGCTGATTAATGTCGCGGCAAAGAACGATCCGGTGGCGGCGGCGGTGGTGCTGGCGAGCGGCGGCGTGGCGAAACCGGTGGACTGCACGATGGCGCAGTTGACGTCGCTGTTGCGGCGGGTGAGCATCGTGATCGCTGGAGATACAGGGCCACTTCACCTTGCGGCGGCGCTGGGGAGGCCGGTCGTCGGGCTCTACGGGCCGACGGATCCGCAGAGAACGGGGCCGTACGGAACGCGGAGCAAGGTCATTCGGCACCCCTCGAGCGTGGACGATCGACGCCGCTCTTCTTCTCCTGAGGTGGGATTGATGAAGATTACAGTGGAAGAGGTTGCGGCAGCCGCGTTTGAACTAGCGCAGGGCGAGGCGGAAGGAAGCGTTTGA
- the queC gene encoding 7-cyano-7-deazaguanine synthase QueC: MPEIVVGKPRPKAVVCLSGGLDSCVCAALAARDFDTYALHFSYGQRTEARELKSAEDVSRLVGVRELMPLKIDLFRRIGGSALTDAAIDVPDAPADEEAIGGEVPVTYVPFRNAHFLSAAVSWAEVLGAKTIFIGAVEQDSSGYPDCRPAYYEAFNRLIEQGTKEGDIRVVTPLIQMRKSEIVRLGVELGAPFHVSWSCYSGEREACGRCESCVLRLRAFEQAGMVDPIPYASKFQ, from the coding sequence ATGCCTGAAATTGTCGTAGGCAAACCGCGTCCCAAGGCTGTGGTTTGCCTGTCGGGCGGTTTGGACTCGTGTGTGTGCGCGGCGCTGGCGGCACGCGACTTTGACACGTACGCACTCCATTTCAGCTATGGTCAGCGGACGGAGGCCCGGGAGCTGAAGTCGGCGGAGGATGTGTCACGGCTGGTTGGGGTGCGCGAACTGATGCCACTGAAGATCGATTTGTTTCGGAGGATCGGTGGATCGGCACTGACGGATGCGGCGATCGACGTGCCCGATGCTCCTGCGGACGAGGAGGCGATTGGCGGCGAGGTGCCGGTGACTTATGTTCCGTTCCGAAACGCTCATTTTCTGTCGGCGGCGGTGAGTTGGGCGGAGGTGCTGGGAGCGAAGACGATCTTTATCGGAGCGGTGGAGCAGGATAGCTCGGGATATCCGGACTGTCGTCCGGCCTATTATGAGGCGTTCAACCGGCTGATTGAGCAGGGGACGAAGGAGGGCGACATCCGGGTGGTGACGCCGCTGATCCAGATGCGGAAGAGCGAGATTGTGCGGCTCGGGGTTGAACTTGGCGCTCCGTTCCATGTAAGTTGGTCATGCTATTCGGGTGAGCGCGAGGCCTGTGGGCGGTGTGAAAGCTGTGTACTTCGGCTGCGGGCGTTTGAGCAGGCGGGGATGGTCGATCCAATTCCTTATGCAAGTAAGTTCCAGTAA
- a CDS encoding tetratricopeptide repeat protein — protein MKRFGWILGGSLAGALLAVMTVAVPARVFAQDAAGASMHGHVQNAIGQPVTTGEIKLTTDRASDAKSRKYTYTFPLDATGNYKGTGIKPDNYVAIVFQQDKSLDFVDSVVFKAGDDKTVDFDMTRKEYIDKMTPEEKKALEEYKKKNADVTSANSKIANLNTLLTQARADNKAGNYDAAMTAMQQATTQKPDEGILWVTLGDAQLGSADAALKAAKAAGKPASDPDVTAKFNDAITSYKKAIELNAASKKPSPDTAAAAENQMGQAYGKMGDSKNAADAYDTAAKALPANAGMYYFNEAATLYNAGKIDDAGAAADKAIAADPKRADAYYIKGQSLIPKASVDSKTQKITAPPGCVEAYQQYLELSPDGPHAQEVKDILTGIGAQVKSSYKAGKK, from the coding sequence ATGAAGCGATTTGGATGGATTCTTGGTGGCTCGCTGGCAGGAGCTCTTCTTGCAGTCATGACGGTAGCGGTTCCGGCGCGGGTATTCGCCCAGGATGCGGCTGGTGCCAGTATGCATGGCCATGTGCAGAACGCCATCGGACAACCGGTAACCACGGGCGAAATAAAACTGACGACGGATCGTGCTTCTGACGCGAAGAGCCGCAAGTATACGTACACCTTTCCGCTCGATGCGACCGGCAACTACAAAGGTACGGGCATCAAGCCGGATAACTACGTTGCAATCGTCTTCCAGCAGGATAAGAGCCTGGACTTTGTCGACAGTGTGGTCTTCAAGGCCGGCGACGATAAGACGGTTGATTTCGATATGACGCGCAAGGAGTACATCGACAAGATGACTCCGGAAGAGAAGAAAGCGCTCGAAGAGTACAAGAAGAAGAACGCCGATGTAACGAGCGCGAACTCGAAGATTGCCAATCTGAATACACTTCTCACGCAGGCTCGTGCGGACAACAAGGCTGGCAACTACGATGCGGCGATGACTGCGATGCAACAGGCGACGACGCAGAAGCCAGATGAGGGCATTCTTTGGGTGACGCTTGGTGATGCGCAGCTTGGCTCAGCCGACGCGGCACTGAAGGCGGCGAAGGCGGCGGGTAAGCCGGCTAGCGATCCTGATGTTACGGCGAAGTTCAACGATGCCATCACTTCGTACAAGAAGGCGATCGAGTTGAATGCAGCCTCGAAGAAGCCAAGTCCGGATACAGCAGCGGCGGCTGAAAACCAGATGGGCCAGGCATACGGCAAGATGGGCGACTCAAAGAATGCTGCCGACGCTTACGACACGGCTGCCAAGGCTCTTCCGGCGAATGCTGGCATGTACTACTTCAACGAGGCAGCAACGCTGTATAACGCTGGCAAGATCGACGATGCGGGAGCGGCTGCGGATAAAGCGATTGCTGCCGATCCGAAGCGTGCCGATGCGTACTACATCAAGGGCCAGTCGCTGATTCCAAAGGCTTCGGTTGACTCGAAGACGCAGAAGATTACAGCTCCTCCGGGCTGCGTCGAAGCGTATCAGCAGTACCTTGAATTATCTCCAGATGGACCCCATGCGCAGGAGGTCAAGGATATTTTGACCGGTATCGGCGCACAGGTGAAGTCGAGCTACAAGGCTGGCAAGAAGTAA